The Rhododendron vialii isolate Sample 1 chromosome 8a, ASM3025357v1 genome has a window encoding:
- the LOC131335227 gene encoding pyruvate dehydrogenase E1 component subunit beta-1, mitochondrial yields the protein MLGIAGKGVARGGMNASRIRSQSLLLASKSYSSAAKQMTVRDALNSALDEEMSADPKVFIMGEEVGEYQGAYKITKGLLDKYGPDRVVDTPITEAGFTGIGVGAAYHGLRPVVEFMTFNFSMQAIDHIINSAAKSNYMSAGQISVPIVFRGPNGAAAGVGAQHSQCYAAWYSSCPGLKVLAPYSSEDARGLLKAAIRDPDPVVFLENELLYGESFPVSAEVLDSSFSLPIGKAKIELEGKDVTITAFSKMVGFALKAAEILAKEGISAEVINLRSIRPLDRSTINASVRKTNKLVTVEEGFPQHGVGAEICASVVEDSFEYLDAPVERISGSDVPTPYAANLERMAFPQIEDIVRAAKRACYRSVPMAATA from the exons atgTTGGGGATCGCAGGGAAAGGAGTCGCCCGTGGAGGCATGAACGCTTCG AGGATTCGAAGTCAGTCCCTACTCTTGGCGTCGAAGAGTTACTCGTCTGCTGCAAAACAG ATGACAGTGCGAGATGCTTTGAATTCTGCACTTGACGAAGAGATGTCCGCAGATCCTAAAGTATTTATAATGGGTGAAGAG GTTGGTGAATATCAGGGTGCGTACAAG ATTACCAAGGGTCTTTTGGACAAGTATGGTCCTGATAGGGTAGTTGATACTCCAATTACAGAG GCTGGCTTCACCGGGATAGGAGTTGGTGCTGCTTACCATGGTTTGAGGCCTGTTGTAGAATTTATGACATTTAACTTCTCCATGCAG GCAATTGACCACATTATCAATTCTGCTGCAAAATCAAATTACATGTCTGCTGGTCAGATATCTGTACCGATTGTGTTTAGAGGACCAAATGGTGCTGCTGCTGGAGTTGGTGCTCAACATTCCCAA TGTTATGCAGCGTGGTATAGTTCATGTCCAGGATTGAAGGTGTTGGCTCCGTACTCATCAGAAGATGCTCGGGGCCTACTAAAAGCTGCTATAAGGGACCCAGACCCAGTTGTTTTCCTTGAAAATGAGTTGCT ATATGGTGAGTCCTTCCCTGTTTCAGCAGAAGTTCTTGATTCTAGCTTCAGTCTTCCAATAGGGAAAGCTAAG ATAGAACTTGAAGGAAAAGATGTTACTATCACTGCTTTCTCGAAGATGGTTGGTTTTGCTCTTAAG GCCGCTGAAATTCTTGCAAAGGAAGGAATTAGTGCTGAG GTTATAAATCTGCGCTCGATTCGTCCACTTGATAGATCCACAATCAATGCTTCTGTCAGGAAAACCAACAAGCTTGTAACGGTTGAAGAAGGATTTCCTCAACATGGTGTCGGAGCTGAGATTTG TGCATCTGTTGTTGAGGATAGTTTTGAGTATCTTGATGCACCTGTTGAGAGGATTTCAGGGTCAGACGTTCCCACGCCTTACGCGGCAAATCTTGAGAGGATGGCTTTCCCACAG ATTGAAGACATTGTACGTGCAGCAAAGAGAGCCTGTTACAGATCAGTTCCAATGGCTGCAACTGCTTAA